A part of Onthophagus taurus isolate NC chromosome 7, IU_Otau_3.0, whole genome shotgun sequence genomic DNA contains:
- the LOC111415734 gene encoding uncharacterized protein has translation MNSSRKINFSTTGTDPDDNFSVPETLSVSMTSKLSKRKSSPVAFKLPEEELDEKFSNAKKCSNFLDITSVCEEFVGGILQAGLKEAEDILLNRSFTIQRSTQEVKSSSSSSNDSADAHLIHLEFSGWPKIEQFSIRLGLQKLHEFMNFWMYEEDWLFDIEYNSGWSDLVQDYYLYESVWSIPTKEYPVAQATASIFFTYEVSRIKPKCCAVEIYYTFEGQLTKFAPTKETNPEKCLFSIVDAKLKFFETLRF, from the exons ATGAATTCATCGCGAAAAATTAACTTTAGTACTACAGGAACTGATCCAGACGATAATTTCAGTGTACCTGAAACCCTATCTGTTTCAATGACTTCAAAACTTTCAAAGAGAAAGTCATCACCAGTTGCATTTAAATTGCCAGAAGAAGAACTTGatgaaaaattctcaaatGCGAAGAAATGTTCTAATTTTCTCGACATAACAAGTGTGTGTGAAGAATTTGTCGGTGGAATTTTACAAGCGGGATTAAAAGAAGCTGAAGATATCTTATTGAATAGAAGTTTTACGATACAACGATCAACCCAAGAAGTAAAGTCTTCATCATCAAGTTCAAATGATTCGGCTGATGCCCATCTAATCCATCTTGAATTTTCAGGATGGCCCAaaattgaacaattttcaattcgaTTAGGTCTTCAAAAACTCCAtgaatttatgaatttttggaTGTATGAAGAAGATTGGCTTTTTGATATTGAATATAACAGCGGTTGGAGTGATTTAGTTCaggattattatttatatgaa AGCGTTTGGAGTATTCCAACTAAAGAGTATCCTGTTGCTCAAGCCACAGCAAGTATTTTCTTCACATACGAAGTGTCCagaattaaaccaaaatgttGCGCGGTTGAAATTTATTACACGTTTGAAGGGCAACTAACGAAATTTGCTCCAACAAAAGAAACTAATCCGGAAAAATGTCTTTTCAGCATCGTTGATgctaaactaaaattttttgaaactttaaggttttaa